In Acropora muricata isolate sample 2 chromosome 13, ASM3666990v1, whole genome shotgun sequence, the DNA window aaactaaactaaacttaGACAGCAACAGCGAAACAAACCTGCCTCACTGAAGCTACTATGGTTGTCCCGAAAGAAAACAATGAGTACAATAAATTTGATACGAAAGGAAAAAGCATGACAAGTATTTCTTAGACAATGTCTTAACAACGATATTGAATCGTATTATATGACAGCCTCTGCTAAATACCTCTGGGATCTTCAGGTCGCCTTGGACATCAGGCAACTACAGTTATTTGTACTTTACTTTGCAGGGGATATGCTTGTCCAATATGCAGCAGATCGACAGGTTCACATGACCCGTGCGTGGCGAATGCTTGACAAATGAGATATCTATGACCGAAATGCCAGAAGAATACAGTAACTTATGTCAAGGTAGATTTCGCCACTgtgtgttgtttgtttgtttgttttgttttaccaattttttttctttaatgggGTATTGTTACGgtagttttgaaatttttaggtCATCTCTGGTCGAGAacgaaacttggtacttgattaAAAGGCAACGATTTCCGTTGCAAACCAAAACGAAAACACCAAATGAATTTTACCAGGAAAGAGTGAACGTGTTAGAGTGTAGATTTTTGGAATGTACTGCGTCCAAACCAGATAATAATGTTGGTCAGCATTTTTGAAGTTTCAGTCCTTTTCCACCTTCGGGGGTTAGATGTCAAAAAGCCTTAGAGAGACTAGCCTCCTTttcagccgttattagggttgtcacgtaacgctcctccccactaagGGCTGCTCACTCgggctctgcattcctttccttaaattgaccaatcaggagCAACCTTCCATTTCTTGTAAACCTGGACCTTtagcggcaaatgtaacgagaaatatgattggcttGCTTTAAAACCATCCATATTGTATTCCAGTTAGGATAGTCTTGCTATTTCGGTGTAAGCACCTCTGGCAATCTTCACATTATGTACACATTAATTCTCAATACTTTGTCGAAATTTGTTCTTTGCCGTTTCGCCCTTTTTAGTGTTAGTAATGTTTTTTAACATGCAACCTCCAAGTGTTATGGAGGAAGGGTGTGCAGTGGTTATGGAAAAGCCTTGTCACTAGATAAACCTTTTTTACTGCAGATCtaaccgcgcaccggtagctcacttggttgagcatcgggctgtcacgagGGTGGtcatgagttcgactccggccggaccaacactcagggtcttaaaataactgaggagaaagtgctgcctttgttatAACATTAcgaaatggttagactttcaagtcttcttggataaggactataaaccgtacgccccgtctcacaataccttccatgtttaaaatatttcaacgtgggacgttaaagaacctgcacactgttcgaaaagagtagggcgtgaagttcccgatgttgtggctgtccttctctctagcaaaatgtggccggcttcgcgtgatgtttctaaaaaggcttgtagTGTATCAGGCCACGTGCAAAGAACAgacacaagtcaaaaaggaaccttgccgagtgctagacgattaaaaaataaataaataaagatccTTTGCCATGACTGCCATAAGGTAAGTTGTTGGTGTAAACTGTATAGGTGTCCTTTTAGAGTTCACTCGCTGAATTTACGTCTACAATATCATAGGCCTACTTGGGGGGCAGGAGGGTGGGGATATTTCGATAAGGTGCCCCTGAACCCCCTTTGTAAGGCTTTTTTAAGGAAACAACCTTCAAGATTCAGGTGGCGATATCTTGGCCGCAAAAGCCATCGTTGAGAAGTCGACTTGTTGTATTTAGTCAGTCAAAGCCTTCACGCCAGTATAATGCGATCTGATGGATACTCATATAAAACAAGGCATGCACGTCGACATGAGattctggtgagtaccctcggTTTGACACAGTTTGACCCCTCCCCCCCCACcattgaaaaatcctggctaaaCCCTGCATATCATTAAATGAAGGATTTCCAAAGCCggagaagtgaaacaaaaatttggtatcatatGAATTGACGAGGTTCAAATGAACACTAAAAGGTATGATTGAGTGTGAACTGTGTTATTTTTTAGGGTTTTACCGGAATAACAGTTGACGTAGACGAGGTATCTTTACCAGAGTCAATCTACCTTGTTCTCGCTTTGTACAAACTCTtcgttaaatttgaaaaaaaattattgaagaaaagtgtAGTCTTGCCCCTATCTCTCAGGTCAGTTGCTATCTTTGTGCTACTTGGTTTGAATACAACTGAGGCCAGTCCAACTAAATACCCCAAGCCCGAAGAAAAAACATTGCTTAGTCTTTTCGGCAGAGTGGCACATCAATGAGTCTTTTGGGGGAACTCCGCTTTGATGACCGTGAAGCCGCGAGCTATGTGCACGTGCTAATTTAAGTTTAAAGAATGAAGTCTTCCGATTGATGGATTGAATTTTATGATTGCCATTGAGGGAGGGGGTGGAGGGCAAACATGATGACAACAAACACGGATGTAATTGATTGGAGGGTTTACGTGAAATTCCAGATATAGTGTCATCGGTTATCCCGCAACGACATCCACCATGATGTCCAAAAGAACAGGGTGACATAAAGTATGTATCGCAGTCTTTGGTAACAAGGTTATACCATTCTCTAATTGTATAGGAGCTCTACTGAGGGTGTCATGCAACGATGTTTGAGTAAGCTTAAGGCATGACTACTGGGAATGCTTGCCAACAGCTTGATTAGGCAGAGATGTGAAAGCAAGGCTAAGGTTGAATGACTAGGTATTGTTAAGGATAACAAGGAACGGCTAGGATGACAAGGGTCAGTTCTCTTGTCGCGCGGTTTTTGGTTCgcgatttcttttccttttaataatatacatgaaaaaatttctccattctgattggttatgagcagtgtagtttttttttttaaacagtgcagaaaatagttaattcagtgcaaaaaggggaaaaaaacgaagcattctgattggtcaatgatcagagaaactcacagatggccaataaaatcttttgttttcaaatcaagcgcacgccctggatggcgcaattgatggcgcaatttttccctgattgcgtgatatgtgtgcgttccttctgctcaaccatctcgaaattttttcacatatattattaataagtgatcacataatttttcttgtgcaatttggaataaataagcacgagtaaatttttcaaagactaacaaaattgcacgagcccgtagggcgagtgcaaaatgtggtctttgaaaaatttacaaattttccaaattgcactcgaaatcatgtgattacctatacaaacactTTGAAGAATGGTTCCTATTCTGAATTTCCTACTTGTTCTtgactttgtttttacatgttgttgttgttttttttgatTGATGTTGATTACAGTGTGTATGTAATTAAGATTGCTCTGTTTCGTATTTCCTTGCTCCTCAGTCATATTTGGACGCGGAAATTAAAATCCGTAAGTTGTTTATGGGTTTGAATAAAgtgttttccaaaaaaaagatGTACGCGGCTAGGGGCCTACAATTCTCTCCCTCAAAGCCTGGCGACAGGAATCGGAAATTTGTCTCTAAAAGCGGTCACCGGCCCCAATTATCGAGGAATTTTGTTAGGTATATATGACGCTCTGTTGATGAAgagtttttatttgttaataaGATTAACTTCTGCAAATGCTTTAGTAAGATGAAACAGTTAAAAATGAGCGAATATAAGGGTGACCTTCATAGTGCTCAAAACGAAGGAAAAACAACTTTGGTCTTGGTATGGTCTATCTATCTAATTTTTACATGAATGAGACGAAttcaaaagacaaaacaaccTGATCGTGGATTCTATTAGTTCTATTTTTCTACGCATCGACTATCAAAAATCTGTTCAATGCAAGCAACCGTCAAAATTGACCTTATATTTTAAAGTGTCGAAAAATGtcttttttggacaattttcaaaggctatagcaggGAAAAATGGTCCAAAGATTAGGCATATGCTATTAAACTTGGTCTAGTTAGGCGGTCAATTCCTTCTTCAGTGCAACTTGAGTTTGCTAAGCCTCGGAATGTTAATGTTTAAGAGTGATAGATACGACTCgatattgcatttttttttattcttgatTTCTCTCCCAAAAAAAGTGCTGCAAGGATTTCATGGTTTGACTTGTCTTGGAGGAGCGACATAAGTAAAAATTTGAGTCGCGAATTCTCACAGATAGCAAAGGGAAGCATGATACGTTATATAATGTTTAATcaaaactttttcaaaaaagtcacAAGGCTTTTAAAAATTATGTCAGTTATGTTTTAACTATTTCAATATATTGAATCCCAGGAAAGACTCGTTTCATTTATAGCAGAAGCAAAGCACTGTCGCTGTCGCTATATTTTcacgaaaagttaaaaaaaattatctacaaCCTGCATCAATGCTATATCAGAAGATCATTATATTATGGGAATCAAAGGTCTGTTAACATTTATTTagacacgcaatgaagctgcctatcAAATATTGAGTTATTGGaaccaaaagaatatttttaaaaatttctttagacacGCAATAAAGCTGCCTATTAAAAACTGGGTTatggaaaacaaagctttttagcATTTCTCGAGGCAAACAATGAAGCTGCCTATCGGAAATATTCAATGCATGATCCAAGTGATCATGCTACACACAGACAGTTCTTGATTTTCACACTCGCGGTGAACTGTCAAACCGAAGCAAAAGAAGATGCTTACATGAggatgaaacttgggtccagAGGATCAGCTTGGAACACCAACTTGGATGTCGTTTCTTTGCTGAATGGCAGGATGTAACTACCACAGCGTGATGTGATAGCTTCTTACAAGCATTTTTTcctcatttccttttttttttctttctttttttttttttggcttgtttACTACTTAAAATGGTATTACTACGTTACATTACTTAAATAGTTCCTTAGCTGTCCacattatttaaaaacaattgaACAACTATAGCCTGCCAACCACGCAATCACTGAAGGCATGTATGCAACTGATTACACTGAAGTTTACAATTAATCTAGAGATGCTAAAATCTGTAACTAAAATCATTACTTTTACACCATTCAGTTACAGCACAAAACTACCAATAACGGGATAAAATTAATTGTGCATTTCGTATAGAATTTCTGCAGGTTTTCCTCATTGGAGAAGATATTTTTCTCTTTGGCATTTAAATTTAACCTGAAGTCTTAAACGGTTGATATTTGAAACTAACCATTTAAGAGCTTTTTAATCAACAATGATTAATTTAGTTTTAGAACGGGTTAGAACAGTAACTACCCCTACCCCTACCCCTTACCTAACCTTGGTCATTGATAAAACTGAAACATTTATTGCCACTTGAAACCAAATCAAGAACCAAAAGTACGAAATGCTGCGACGAGTTTCTCAGACGTTCCCTCTTAAGCGTCAAACATTTACCAGctttgtgttctgattggtttgtcCCAGGCTGGCTTGCTTGGTCTTTTATTATTTGCTGAGGTAGTTTACAGTTAACTACCcctaatagagcggttttcaaatgaccgtcgaaagaaAGCATGCGATTGCTTTTGCTATGGTTTTAGTTGGTTTCCTCATTGGGTCTAAGAATGGTGAGTAATTACTCGACCAATTAGAAACAAGACAGGTATCGGTGTTTGTTTGACAAGCGAGTCATTTtgattagtgaaaaaaaaacaagtgtgATATTGGTCTTGGTTTGTGTCTCATTGTGTCATTTCGCTTTTTCAAAGTAAATGACGCGATTGGTTTTACCTTTACCTCTTGACTGCAATTGGTTGGTGAAAAGAGCTAAGCTACTCCGTGAATTCTATATGTTCATGGTTGGTGGCCTGCGCTTGTGATTTGCTCTATAATTGCTTTGATTTTGgtttctgacaaaaaaaaaaatgtgaaaactaAACTAATAAAAGATTGTTGATTGATTGGTTTGCCAAGCAAACCTACTCTATGAGGTATTCGAATTAATTTGTATTAAgtaactgatttatttacttGGTAATGTGGACCCATATATCTTCAACTAGTTGATTCCTCCATGCTTTTGACTTGACCATTTGTTTCTTGAGAGGGGCTTAACAGCTGCAACAATGTCTTCAACGTCTGAGTATTTCGATCCATCGTACTTGGACTGGTCCATCAGCCCAAAGTATAActgaaatatgaaatgaaataaagatcACTAATCATCTTTCTATGCCAAAGCTAATGAAAAATTTCGCAATAGTTGTAACCAGTAACAAGCTTTCTGCTTAAGTTAGAATCAGTCGTGGCGCATCTTGAGGAATTTCCAGGGCTCAAAGGCATAGAAGTACCTTGCCTACAAGAAGTTTTCATATTCTTACTGATGTCTTTTTGTGGGCTTAGTGGTCTTAATGTTGAGAGGGACTGTGATTTACCGGTTTCGTGTAGAGTAATTCCCATGCAATACAACCCAGTCTTTTCTGTATGCTGATCTTACAAATGTGTCTATTAtcaaattgctttttattttaaatacacGTTTATCATCACCTCCTTTTCGATAAATTCGAGCAATCTTTTGCGAAGATGAATAAATTTTGGGCGAAAAATAGGGTCTTCGTGCCAGCAAATGGTCATCAAATGGTAtctagcaaaaacaacaacaataagtTTCAGTTGATGAATTTTTGGCAACTTTTTGCATGTATCTGTCATTTcgtaaattgttttcaaattgagcTTTACCATTCTAGTGTTAACATCAAATTGTCTTCCATTGTGACCTCAAATACGACCAGCAAGACAAAATAATCAGATACAGCTTTCAAAGTTATTGGGGGGCTAAGAAAGGTTAACATATCGAGGGAAGAAGGCAAAAGCCCCAACTTtttcatatttgttttttttgggaCACATTTTGTTTAGAGCTCAAGGGAAAGTTGAAGTTATGACACTAAAGCTATTATGGTGATCAATTCGACTTTACAAAACACTGGCAATATTTGTGTCTCAAAGTAAACTTGGTTATTAGATTCTGAATTCTGATGAAAAATGACATTTCTTTGTCACAGCAAAAGGCCAATGATTACATGGAAACAAAATGGTTTCGTTATGAAGCTACCGTAATGAAGTTTTGATCTAGCATCCCTTTTTCTCCAACCCTATTATTTGTGACTTAATAGACATTATTGCAGGTAAATCCGATTACAGGATGAACCCGGCTTTACAAAAGGCAGATGCGCTCTTAGCAGCACCAAAACTATTACTAGTCTTCGTTGGCAATGTATTATACATCTGCAAAACTCGAGAGGCTGAAGtcgcactcggctatcgcctcttGTGACTCTTACCCTTGTCACgggcttagcaacctcccgcgtgctCCACAACTCGACGGACGCACACTAACCCTGAACCAATTAAGTGAActgtgatcctcgcagttatgaacgcaatttaagcaattacgtATGATGGAAGCCTgtaaaagtcaggacttcaacggggtttgaacccgtgacctcgtgataccggtgcgacactctaaccaactgagctatgaagctactgacgTTGTGAGCTGGTTATTTGtaggttctaatgagcccgtgagcaTGAATGAAAAGTGATATATGACATATTTCGTAtatagaactgcggatgtgaaatcaagtgaactatgatcctcgcagttacaTGGGTTCTCTTtaattagaacccacaaatgaccagctcgcCCAGtggcttcgtagctcagttggttagggcGCCGCCCCGGTATCGAGAGTTcaccgttgaagtcctgactttttcaggcttcttcatacgcaattgcttaaattgcgttcataactgcgaggatcatagttCACTTGATTTCACGTGCGCAGTTCTATTTACAAAACATGTCATATATCAACCCTGGACCACTGTGTGAAGAGACTCACAGACTGTTGCCAGTGTGTGGGGGCTTCGGCATGCGATAACCCCTTCGCACTTCTGCTATTGTCCTGGCTTTTGACCAGCCCGGGTATGGAATGCCTCCTGTTAATTATCAATACTGAGTTATCGATAGAGCACATTTCAAGAGTTAAccttctttttaaatttaacaccTGACGCCTATAAACATCTCCAGGGCAAGTCATTTGACAAGAAGGCATCATTTGAAATTAAGCCAACCAGAGGCTCAGATGAAAGataattaaaactgcatttcaAATGAACCAGTCACCAAGCTCAATATAATAACCATAGCAACGACAACTAAGTCTCAGAAGCCcaaatttaaaaggaaaaaaaacacaaaatggaGAAATCGCAGTCGTCCAATTTTGTTAATGTTATTGTATGGTTACAAAGTGAATTAGACTCCAATCATTGCTCTTACCATTactgattattttcctttttatttttcctttttttttttactttatttcatATTCAACAGGTATTTATATCGACTGTGAATGCTGACACGTACAATTTTATCTCTGATATCTCCAAAGAAGCTTTAAAGCTGAGTATGTTACATTAACAGTACACAGTTGCaacttacaaaaacaaaaagtcaaTAACAAAggtaataacaattattagtaaaatccagcaaGTCGCCttttatcaatgctgcgttctgattggttgagctactatgttatagcccactagtagcgaaaagcgcacgccatatttgtaatgttttggcggccaAAAAAGGATTTAAGTCTAGCTTGAACTAGCAGaggatgttttgtctcgatatttttctGACGaagtagttggattttactaaaacaggaGCCCATCACATGGGCTCCTGactataacaattatttctctcaCCCTTAcagcctctgaatcaataggccattcggccttcggcctcatgggctattgacttaGAGCCCACTCGGGCACAACGAATAATTGtcaaaaagacaacaaaagcgGCTGCAACTGAAAACAAGAGCTAAATGTAAGTAATACTCGACTTATGGATCACAGCTTCTCGAACTTGAAAACAAGAGTTAATGTAAACCAACTAAATGTAAGTAACACTCGACTTAACGATCACAGATTCTCCAACTTGATACActtaaaatcaataatatgTTGTATATATAACGATTGATGATGAATGATTTATTCGAGTTCTTTAAACGGGAACGGAAGCTTTGACCTTCTGAAGGCATTGTTCgcatatttaaaatattaattgaTGACTTAATTGATTTATGTGAAACAATCATCAATTGAAGAAAAGATAAGGGTAAAGCCATTAACAGGGGAAATAGCGGAATCCGTTTGGAATGATGAAGACGAAAAAGTGAAACCAAAAGACAAAGATTTACAGCATAAAATTTTTAATGACGATGAAACTTTAATTGAACAAGTCTTAACCCTCgccccccaaaaaagaaaaaaatcggtTAAAATGAGTTAAGCTGCTAAATTACACAATTCTGATTAATCTAAAGATGACTATTTTTAGTCTTAAGTATTAAGGGAAAGGTATTTTTTAAAGAGGAATggataacaataaaaatgtcgcatgaaagaagtgttatatgaagtgcggtgtttgaaatgaaataaagatatgatcctcgcacttgctggacaatttaagcaattgtctcatgaacctgaaaaattcaggtgactcaacgggattcgaacccatgacctctgcgatgccggtgcagtgctcaagccaactgagctacgaagtcacaaaCATGAGcgcaacaaattgacctgctctcaactgtgtgacttcgtagctcagttggttagagcactgtaCCGGCATCGCAGACTCGTTAGACTCTTGTTTTACTTCTGCGCACTCCAAAGGACACAGAAAGTTCAATGGTCGGTTCAGCAGCTTTCCTGTTGCTGTTCGGATAGTGGCCGTTCGTACTTCGTTATCTTTGCTTGTGATGATTTCTTCAATCATTGCTAGTTTCCATGTTCCTCTTGGTGAACGTTCTTTCAATAGCACGACATCTCCCTTTGTAGGTTGAACTTTTGCTTGAACTCTAGGGGCTTTTAAGTACTTCTGGCTCCATTCACGGCGACTCAGCACATATTCATCAAACCACAGTTTCCAGAATGTGTTAAGATGTTATGTCCTTTTTTCCATGTTTCAAGAAGCTTTTTGGCTGAACTGAGTTTTTCAACGGAGTCTGGATCTTGCAGTTGTTCATCTTCTGTTTCTAGGAATGGTACACCGGTTTTCGGGTTTAGACTAAGGAATGCACCAGGGGTTAGTGCAAATCCAGATTTCAGATCAGCTCCCACATACACTAGTGGTCGTGAATTTATGACTGCTTCGATTTCCGTAAGAATAGTTTCCAACTGGACAATGTTCAAACAGATCTTGCCAATACTCTTTCGGAGAGCTTGTCCCACAAGACGTTCATAGAAGCCTCCCATCCAGGGGGCCATTTTAATAATAAAGCTCCATGCAATTCCTTCGTTGGCTAAGTAACTCTGTGTGTCGGGGCTAGTTGTTGCAAACTGTCATGCTTCTTCAACCGTGGACTTTGCTAGCTTGAACTGTGAAGCATTGTCAGAAATAATCTCTTTAGGCTTGCCACGCCTGGCAATAAATCTTCTAAGACATAAAACAAACTGTTGTGCAGACAAGTCATGGATGACTTCTAAATGTACAGCTCTGACTGCTAAACAGGTAAATAGGCAGACCCAAAGTTTCTGTGTTACTCCATTCAATTTGACATACAAGGGTCCCAAATAGTTAAGGCCTGTGTATGTAAAGGGTGAAGACTTTTCTATTCTTGAAGGTGGGTACAGAGCCATCTTGGGCATTTTGTATGGGCCTCCTTGATGTCTTCTACATCTACGACAGTTCAGGAGAACGTTTCTGACCGTTGTTCTTTCTTGTGGGATCCAGAATTCTCGTCTGATAGCTGATAGTGTATGGGATACTCCAGCATGCATCAGTTTTTCATTGAAAGTGTTAACGAGTAAGCTGGTAAAGGCATGGTTCTTTGGTAGAAGCTTTGGGAAGATAGAACTTTCTGGAAAGCTTTCTCTGATCATTCTACCATGGCAACGGAGGATTCTATTTTGATCTAAGTGTAGACCTAGTTGATACTTCAGATTGTTCTTGGTGTTCTTCTGAACTGCATTGATCGCTGATGAAAAACTACTATTCTGAACATGTCTCTCCCACATCAATTTTGCTTGTTCAATTTCTTCGGCTTTAAGTTCTTCTTTTCCTGTACTCTTCTTCTTAACTTTCAGGATGAATCGTAAGGCCCTCACAGTCACTCTGAGAAGTCTTGTCAGGCAAGAATAGTTCTTTTCATTCAGTTCAAAAGGTGCAACTGGCTTTACAgagtgttcttgtttgttttccatttcaatcAAGGCTGGAGTCTCGTACATGATCTGTGGACTACTAGCTTGTTTGGCCATCTAGTCCAGCATGTTGTCATCTATCTGCTAAAGTCCCATGAAGGCCATTTGCTTTCATCATCACTGAGCCAAGATGGTCCATGCCACCACAGTTGATTGTCGATGAGGGCTTCTGCAGAAACACCTCTAGTGGCTAAGTCAGCTG includes these proteins:
- the LOC136895436 gene encoding uncharacterized protein, producing the protein MAKQASSPQIMYETPALIEMENKQEHSVKPVAPFELNEKNYSCLTRLLRVTVRALRFILKVKKKSTGKEELKAEEIEQAKLMWERHVQNSSFSSAINAVQKNTKNNLKYQLGLHLDQNRILRCHGRMIRESFPESSIFPKLLPKNHAFTSLLVNTFNEKLMHAGVSHTLSAIRREFWIPQERTTVRNVLLNCRRCRRHQGGPYKMPKMALYPPSRIEKSSPFTYTGLNYLGPLYVKLNGVTQKLWVCLFTCLAVRAVHLEVIHDLSAQQFVLCLRRFIARRGKPKEIISDNASQFKLAKSTVEEA
- the LOC136895435 gene encoding uncharacterized protein, with protein sequence MAPWMGGFYERLVGQALRKSIGKICLNIVQLETILTEIEAVINSRPLVYVGADLKSGFALTPGAFLSLNPKTGVPFLETEDEQLQDPDSVEKLSSAKKLLETWKKGHNILTHSGNCGLMNMC